DNA from Brassica napus cultivar Da-Ae chromosome C4, Da-Ae, whole genome shotgun sequence:
CTCTACACAAGCCTCGGGAGGTCATTGTGAACCAGACTGCCGTGACCTCACTGGTCTTGGGTAAGATCGTCGAGACTGATCAAGCGAAACCATCATATGTTTGGTCGGGTCAGGTGGTGAAATTGAACGTGCGGCTCTGAGGTCATCTCGTTGCAAGCTTGACCAACAGAGACAAGCTCAGTCATGATCTCTAGAAGGTGTTATCAGCTTTCCTCTCCACGGCTCTCCCGCTAGCTCCGAGATGAGAACAACGCTTGCTGTCTCGGCACGAGCTTCTGGTCTGACTTTTCGCTTAGATCAAGTTTCTTCAACGGCTGCTAGTTCTAAACGAGTTTCAAGAAGAACTCAGTGCTGGCGAGGCCCGGTTTCTTCATTAAATTCTCGAGACAAGCTTGATGTAACCGGCACGAGCTCATCGTCAGAGAATGCCATCTCGTCTGCCACTAACTCAGCAACTCATCATCAAAGATAAATGTTCTATAACCTTGATTGCTTCATTGTGTGCAACCTGTGCTTTGAGTAAAACAAGCTTATGCGGCTTGCTTAATTAATTATGCAAACTTGGCTATTTCTTTTTGGTTAATCTCTTGACCTGATCATCATCATGTTTGTTGTGAGCCAGATTCAATTGCGATTGGCAGTAACAACGAAGTGTCATCATGTCTTCATCATGCTCCTAGCTTGGCAACGAGCTCCATGGCATCGCCGGTGTCGGTGGTATCAGTATCTCACCGGTCACGGAAACATGCAGATCAACGAGGCAACGAGGCAAGAAGAGTTTGATGAGAACAAGCTCTGGAGTTGAGCTGCTGATCCGCTCCTGCTCGTGATTAGAGGCTTAGGGATTTCAGTTCCCGACACCAGCATCCTACATCCTTGCTCCGCCTCTGACTGCCGTTTCATGACTCGGCTCGGGCTCGGGCTTATGAGGACTGGAGCTTGAGCACCCGCTTTGGCATGCTCCAGCCAGTTACTTCCTTGTTATGATTCCACCATTTCACAAGACGTCATCACCGAATCTGGGTAATGCCGGAACAAGAGCTCTCATGCTCTCTTTGATCCATCGAAGGAACGTTATCATAGCCTGACGAGTGTACACGCCAACAACTTGCTTGGCACACACGATCTCAACACGAGACTTCGGGTCGGCAATAGTTCGGTaaacttgtattttaggcaCGAGTTTAAATTGAACTTGCTTTTATTAGGCACGAGTTTGCGGTCGACTCGCTTATTGTTAGACACAAGTTTACAAAAACTCGTCTTTGGCTAGGCATGAGTTTACAGAAGCTCTCCTTCCACTAGGCACGAGCTCTCAGTAAACTCGCCTCTGTCTTAGCATGAGTCAAGTAAACTCGTCTTTCGCTAAGCACGAGTTTAAAGCAAACTCGCTTCTTACTAGGCACAAGTTCAAAATAAACTCGCCTAAACCGTCATAGGCATGAATGTGTCTAGTTCATTGTCTAATAAACCCTATTCGTAAACTTCGCAGAGATCGATTCCATCTCTCTCAACGAActtggggggacttactgttgggggtggatttacatcctccCTCAAGGTCCATTAGACAATGTACTAGGCCCATTTGGCTAGAAAACCCTAGACAtatctttctataaataaggagctCCTCCTTATGAGAAGGGGGCTCTCCTCTCCCATTTTACATATCAAACACTTCTTACAAAGCATTTATAGATTTAGATTTACTTGATCACTCTTGTAATACAATCTTTGATCTATAAATTCTTTTTGATGTTCATTTCTCATTTGATTCTTCAAGATTtttcttaaacctcaagaatctaatcttttatttttaggttCTTTTATTGTATTGATTCAACAAACATTTCAGCTTAAACACCATTATTGGATCAAACAATAGTGAGAAATCGGCATACGAAATCGGAGCCGAAGACTGTGAGAGCGGGTGAATCCAAAAGGTCTTTACCATCGCTCCATTCGAGAATTGTGTTGGAGGCTTTTGTTCCACTCAATGTTATGTAGGGTTTATTCACAGGAATCACCACCTTTTCTCTATTTCAAGCGttaaaaaataagtttgtcACGGAATGTGATTAAGCATATTAAACTAGTCATCACTAAATCAGCTGCAAAAATGAATTCATAAAAAGAAATAGTTGGTCGAAGTGAATTACAAACATAGCTAGCTGAAGAGGCAAACCTAGCAACAAaacatatactaaaatatagaaaacaaataattaatgaAAGTAGTCTAAACATTGAACaagtataaaccctaaaactcattGTAAAATCATAAGCCCCAATAAAAACTATTCCTATACGGTATAAAATCTTAACCTCTAAAAACGATTCCTAAACCAAAATTCGTGAATCTTAACGTCTTAAACTTTATCTTCAACTATAAACCTAAAAGAATGatctattttcttaatttttaaatatatttagatttttttcccAATTGTCTCCATATAAACATGTATGTAATCATATACTCTTTCTGTTCcttaaagttacatattctagagaaaaaatttgtttcaaaaagatatattttttatatttcatatgcatattttattaactaattgcaaacttcaaaaaacttaattgctCTAGTTggatttttattggcttaaaattatggaaaaaaaataaacacaaaaaaaatgtaaatttaatgtgttttattaaaacgtgtgaaaaatctagaatatgtaactttaGCGAAGGGAGTAATATATAAGGAAAATGTTGTGATCGTATACCGGTAAACTCCAGGCTTAACCCAAATGAAATAAAGTTGAGAGTTGTTAAGATTGGGAGGGATAGATTCAATTGCTTCTTGAATCTTATTGAAATCTCCTTTGCCCGATTGATCAACCCTTATTAGAATTGCAGTTGAAAAATCAATTGAAGACAacgaagaataagaagaagaagaagccatggaTGAAGATGTGATTCAAGAGAGGATGAAAATCTTGATGATtgtgatttgataataagtaaaaatgtaatgttcagaCTTTGTTATATAAAGACCCATATCAGCCATAGCCCATGTGAGGTTTAACGTCTTGGCGATTGTGCAGATGAcaagaaaatcaaaaacaaaataagaatcAAAATGGAAATTGATAAATCAATAATTGGCTAATAAGCAAGAATGCGAGAACTAAGATATAAAAAGGTTTCGTTTATACATAAAGGTATCTTTTGTATATGTATCAATGAGTTGACTAAATGTCGGATGACGTGCTGGGAGTTGCCAGCGGCAGCGATTTCTTATGATCGAAGTTGAATGGTTGTATTTTCGTCTCCATAAGATTTTCTATATCAGATTCATAGTTTGAGATACAAAATCTATACACGTTAGACGAGCTTTCGCAGTCAATTTATCTACAtgcataaatatatttacttttatatacTGTATTTGATACGAATTATTTTCAAGCTAGATAGCATTAGCATACCAACATGAGGATACGAAATTTCTTTCGATTTCTCCTTGCTAGTATCGCGTTACGGATGATTAATTAGTTGCTCAACTGTCTGTACACTCTTTGCttcatttaagttttttttttggttaccaCAAAATGATAACTAATTTGATATTCATGTAGAAGATGTGATTTCTATTATTTGGTAACttgattaaaacatatataccCAATATcaaactgttaaaaattatgttaagAAAGTAGATAATAACTTTAGatacacttaaaaaaaaaacttgagaaaCACTTTACGTGTTAGGTTGGCAGCTTGCATGCTTCCCGCATTAGTATCAGTCATGCGTATTCTCATTATACCCATAATATAAACAATGTTAACTGGCCGAAAGTACAAAAACTTAAGGACCATAAAAGAAAACAGTGGCCTAAAACATAGAAGGATTACATTATATACGCTTGTCTTATATTCTTATGGAGGCGTGATTGAGGTGTTTTGGATCCTTTTATGATGAGTATAATCGCGCAGAATGAGGAGGATTCCAATAACATCTTAAGTCAAATTCATGTACTCGAGTAATGGAGCTAGCTGACGCCGTTATGGACTTTCATCATTTATTAGTTAGTATATTATGTTGGGTTTGGTTTGGGAGCATTATTGGAATGAGAAGGCGCAGGTCGGAGCCACTCTTTGCCACCAATAAAGTCTTTGCTCAAAAAGACAGTAGCTTCGTCTTCcgataatattttaattttagaatgaCAAGGTAGGGAATActgtttatatattatagtaaTCAAGTAACCTTTAAGCCAAATTCATTACACAAAAATTCATTTATTCAAAACACAACGAAATTGTCTGCTCAGTTTATTCTTCACAAGAACATcttgtttcagttttttttcttcaacatCCCCTCTGTAATAAAAATAGATGTAGAAAACTCACTGCACATGTTTAATGGTTACATTCATGGAGAGAGAAAAAGGAGATGATTCACGCATCGGCAAGTGCAATAAGCTGATCAACGACACTAGGATCAGCGAGTGTGCTAATATCTCCAAGCTCTTCTAATTGCCTTGAAGCGATCTTTCTCAGGATTCTCCTCATTATCTTTCCACTTCTTGTCTTTGGCAACCCTGGTGCCCAATGTATTCTGTCCGGTGCTGCAAATGCCCCAATCTGTAACATTGATACACCAAAACTATCATTACATAAATCATCAAAGTTTGCAAATTAAAATTAGTGTTGACACCATATAAAAGTGGCATCTCTAAAGCTTTcactattcatattttttttgtggttaaTATGTACCTGGTTTCGGACCATGAGTACAAGGCTTTTCCGAAGCTCTTCGCTGTAAGGAACACCCTCCACAAGAGTGACAAACGCATAGATACCCTGACCTTTCACCTGATACAAAACAGGAGCCAACCGAAAGTGATTTCTACTTCTATTTTCTTAATGGTAAAACGAAGAACGTTGAATGAAGAACCAAATCAAACCCAAGAACAAAGAAGCAACCTTATGTTCTGTAATTAAGAACCAGGAAACTCTCCATGCTTTCAAAAGGCCAATAAAACTAGTTCCAATTACTAGACGCACTAAACATCGTACGCTTTTCTTGCATATTGGACTCTCCATGCTTATCAGTGTCACACCTTACATATGCATACTCAAGTCTACATACCTCATGTTCTACACCTACAACAGCTGCCTCTGCACATTGGGGATGTGAAGCCAGAGCAGATTCCACTTCAGCAGTTCCAATGCGGTGGCCACTGtgcattatttaaaaaacaaatccaAACTTAAGTCTAAAGTTGCGCAGTACGGAGAATACTGGAAATTCAGAGAATTTAATGACATCGTTCTAATAATTTGTGCCTTACCTGACGTTGATAACATCATCAACCCTCCCTGTAAGCCAGTAGTAACCATCCTTGTCTCTGGAACACAAAATCAAACGTAGATTaaaaaaacaagtaaaaccaccatGCCACTATCTATGTGATAGTTGAAAGATAACACACTAACtgcaaatttgtttttgttttttaaaagaaactaattAGATTAGATTGTCCTACCTGCTGCAACCATCACCACTAAAATAGTATCCAGCAAAAGGTTTGAAGTACGTGGTTTCATATCTTTCATGATCCCCAAACAGAGTTCGAAACGCCCCGGGCCATGATCCTTTCACACAAAGAAAACCACTACACTCGCCTTCGATTTCATTGCCTTTTTCATCAACTATGACAGGCTGCAGCAGAGAGATGAGAATGAAGTCATTCTAAAGGACAATGCAGCATACTAAGTTTAAAATTGCACACTACAAATCACAGACCTGAACACCAAAGAAAGGGAAAGTAGCTGAACCAGGCTTCTGCGGCCAAGCACCTGGCAATGGGGTTAACTGCCATGCAATTTGATGCACATGAGACACAGTATGCAAGAGGTATCAAGAGACATAAAGAGCGAAAGAGAAGAGAGTCCACCATGAAGCCACCAGTTTCAGTTTGCCACCACGTATCGGAAATGGGACATCTTGAATCACCAACTAGATTGAAGAACCATCTACATGACAGAGCGTTGGTAAACCATTGAATAAACTTCCCCATTCAATTGATCGCATGAATGAAAGATTTAAAAGACAATACGAGTTCTAACCTCCATGCACTCGGATTGATGGGCTCACCCACACTTCCAAGGACTCGTAGCGATTTGCGAGAATGATTTGTCACAAACTATAACAATCAAAATAAGTTGGAaacggtaaaaaaaaaaatgctttagATATCTAAAACAATCTACAATGCTGATTAACTTTTCACCACAACCGAAAGATTGCATAAATGTTACCTTATCATCATCGCGCATGAGAGACCTCACCAATGTTGGAGCAGTGTAAAATATGGAAACCTTGTATTTGTCAACAATTTCCCAACAGCGTCCAGAATCAGGGTAGTTTGGAGTCTGTTCAGATGATAATATCACAACCATCAGTTCAATCCAAATGACAGAGATGAAAAATGAAACTCATTTTGGTACACATTCATAAGCTTAAAATGCTGATAGCTATGTAAGAAAAAAGAATGTATTGTTATGGCAATGGAACCTAGAATTGAATTTTTTGATTTAAGACATTAATTGATAGAAAATTTCAAGTATCTAAACATCTACATTTATCCAAATGGATTTACCCCTTCAAAGACAACAACAGTGGCTCCATTGAGCATCGGTCCATAGGTAACATAGCTATGGCCAGTGATCCAACCACAATCTGCTGTACACCTAATGTGAGAGAAGCAAAAGAGATTAGCCACTCTATTGCATATCTTTTACTAAGTAGTTTGAACAGTCAATGAAAGTGTGTCTTTTGCATACCAGTATACATCTGTTGATTTGTAGTCAAATGCATATTTGAATGTTGTAGCAGTGTAGACCATATACCCTCCAGTTGTGTGTAGGACACCCTTCAAAAGGACTCATATTAAAGAGAGAAAACTAAAACAATACAAgtcaaaattaaatcaaataccTTGGGCTTGCCGGTGCTTCCACTGGTGTAGAGTAAAAATAATGGATCTTCCGCATCAACCCATTCCACCTCACATGATGTTGGATATTTGGGAATAACATCCTAAAGAGATTACCATCACCCAAAAGCAGATTTTGAGAAAAGGAAACGCATGAATTTTTGGCAATTAGTAAACAGCTCTGCAATTTACCTGCCACCACACATCTCTTCCATTCTGCCATTTTGTATTTTCCCTTGTTGTCGCTGATG
Protein-coding regions in this window:
- the LOC106420757 gene encoding acetyl-coenzyme A synthetase, chloroplastic/glyoxysomal isoform X1, coding for MKIGCSSSSSSPLLAVVSISGSSDLKTSGSLGSRILPASQSRSSPLDRLLRCKTMSSNHLRHVESMSLLPSGAGKISQLNAVVLGESIASEENDLVFPSKEFSSQALVSSPQQYMEMHKRSMEDPAGFWSGIASEFHWKQKWGDQVVSENLDVRKGPIHIEWFKGGITNICYNCLDKNVEAGLGDKTAMFWEGNERDVDASLTYSQLLQQVCQLANYLKDVGVKKGDAVVIYLPMLMELPIAMLACARIGAVHSVVFAGFSADSLAQRIIDCKPKLILTCNAVKRGPKTINLKAIVDAALDISSKDGVSVDVCLTYDNSSATTRENTKWQNGRDVWWQDVIPKYPTSCEVEWVDAEDPLFLLYTSGSTGKPKGVLHTTGGYMVYTATTFKYAFDYKSTDVYWCTADCGWITGHSYVTYGPMLNGATVVVFEGTPNYPDSGRCWEIVDKYKVSIFYTAPTLVRSLMRDDDKFVTNHSRKSLRVLGSVGEPINPSAWRWFFNLVGDSRCPISDTWWQTETGGFMLTPLPGAWPQKPGSATFPFFGVQPVIVDEKGNEIEGECSGFLCVKGSWPGAFRTLFGDHERYETTYFKPFAGYYFSGDGCSRDKDGYYWLTGRVDDVINVSGHRIGTAEVESALASHPQCAEAAVVGVEHEVKGQGIYAFVTLVEGVPYSEELRKSLVLMVRNQIGAFAAPDRIHWAPGLPKTRSGKIMRRILRKIASRQLEELGDISTLADPSVVDQLIALADA
- the LOC106420757 gene encoding acetyl-coenzyme A synthetase, chloroplastic/glyoxysomal isoform X3 — protein: MSSNHLRHVESMSLLPSGAGKISQLNAVVLGESIASEENDLVFPSKEFSSQALVSSPQQYMEMHKRSMEDPAGFWSGIASEFHWKQKWGDQVVSENLDVRKGPIHIEWFKGGITNICYNCLDKNVEAGLGDKTAMFWEGNERDVDASLTYSQLLQQVCQLANYLKDVGVKKGDAVVIYLPMLMELPIAMLACARIGAVHSVVFAGFSADSLAQRIIDCKPKLILTCNAVKRGPKTINLKAIVDAALDISSKDGVSVDVCLTYDNSSATTRENTKWQNGRDVWWQDVIPKYPTSCEVEWVDAEDPLFLLYTSGSTGKPKGVLHTTGGYMVYTATTFKYAFDYKSTDVYWCTADCGWITGHSYVTYGPMLNGATVVVFEGTPNYPDSGRCWEIVDKYKVSIFYTAPTLVRSLMRDDDKFVTNHSRKSLRVLGSVGEPINPSAWRWFFNLVGDSRCPISDTWWQTETGGFMLTPLPGAWPQKPGSATFPFFGVQPVIVDEKGNEIEGECSGFLCVKGSWPGAFRTLFGDHERYETTYFKPFAGYYFSGDGCSRDKDGYYWLTGRVDDVINVSGHRIGTAEVESALASHPQCAEAAVVGVEHEVKGQGIYAFVTLVEGVPYSEELRKSLVLMVRNQIGAFAAPDRIHWAPGLPKTRSGKIMRRILRKIASRQLEELGDISTLADPSVVDQLIALADA
- the LOC106420757 gene encoding acetyl-coenzyme A synthetase, chloroplastic/glyoxysomal isoform X2, with the protein product MKIGCSSSSSSPLLAVVSISGSSDLKTSGSLGSRILPASQRSSPLDRLLRCKTMSSNHLRHVESMSLLPSGAGKISQLNAVVLGESIASEENDLVFPSKEFSSQALVSSPQQYMEMHKRSMEDPAGFWSGIASEFHWKQKWGDQVVSENLDVRKGPIHIEWFKGGITNICYNCLDKNVEAGLGDKTAMFWEGNERDVDASLTYSQLLQQVCQLANYLKDVGVKKGDAVVIYLPMLMELPIAMLACARIGAVHSVVFAGFSADSLAQRIIDCKPKLILTCNAVKRGPKTINLKAIVDAALDISSKDGVSVDVCLTYDNSSATTRENTKWQNGRDVWWQDVIPKYPTSCEVEWVDAEDPLFLLYTSGSTGKPKGVLHTTGGYMVYTATTFKYAFDYKSTDVYWCTADCGWITGHSYVTYGPMLNGATVVVFEGTPNYPDSGRCWEIVDKYKVSIFYTAPTLVRSLMRDDDKFVTNHSRKSLRVLGSVGEPINPSAWRWFFNLVGDSRCPISDTWWQTETGGFMLTPLPGAWPQKPGSATFPFFGVQPVIVDEKGNEIEGECSGFLCVKGSWPGAFRTLFGDHERYETTYFKPFAGYYFSGDGCSRDKDGYYWLTGRVDDVINVSGHRIGTAEVESALASHPQCAEAAVVGVEHEVKGQGIYAFVTLVEGVPYSEELRKSLVLMVRNQIGAFAAPDRIHWAPGLPKTRSGKIMRRILRKIASRQLEELGDISTLADPSVVDQLIALADA